A window of the Thalassospira sp. TSL5-1 genome harbors these coding sequences:
- the rpoH gene encoding RNA polymerase sigma factor RpoH: protein MSTLKLPAVPQDDGFSGYLRQVWKFPMLTADEEYMLARRYVEHQDTEAAHKMVTSHLRLVAKIAFGYRGYGLPLPDLVAEGNTGLMRAVQKFDPEKGFRLSTYAMWWIRAAVTEYILHSWSMVKLGTMAAQKKLFFSLRKAKKQLNIYDNGELTPEQAGEVAQRLGVTDKEALDMNRRLAARDFSLNTPMPKDEGMEYLDTLASEAPSPEALVADSEERTLHNGMLKNALGELPDREREIIMARFLSDDPITLEKLGERFGVSRERVRQLEARAFKKLQESVLTQHQAA, encoded by the coding sequence ATGAGCACCCTTAAATTGCCTGCCGTCCCCCAGGATGACGGTTTCTCAGGATATCTTCGCCAGGTATGGAAATTCCCGATGCTGACCGCAGACGAGGAATATATGCTGGCACGCCGCTACGTGGAACATCAGGATACTGAAGCAGCCCACAAAATGGTGACGAGTCATCTGCGTCTTGTCGCAAAAATCGCCTTTGGTTATCGTGGCTATGGGTTGCCGCTGCCTGATCTGGTAGCCGAGGGCAATACCGGCCTGATGCGTGCGGTTCAGAAATTTGATCCGGAAAAGGGTTTCCGTCTGTCAACTTACGCCATGTGGTGGATCCGTGCCGCTGTGACGGAATATATCCTGCATAGCTGGTCGATGGTGAAGCTGGGCACGATGGCTGCACAGAAGAAACTGTTCTTTAGTCTGCGCAAAGCCAAGAAGCAGCTTAATATTTACGATAATGGTGAATTGACCCCGGAACAGGCCGGTGAAGTTGCACAGCGTCTGGGTGTGACCGACAAGGAAGCCCTGGACATGAACCGTCGTTTGGCGGCGCGTGACTTCTCGCTCAATACTCCGATGCCCAAGGACGAGGGTATGGAGTATCTCGATACCCTGGCATCCGAGGCACCGTCACCCGAGGCCCTGGTGGCAGATTCCGAAGAGCGGACCCTGCATAACGGCATGCTGAAAAATGCGCTTGGCGAATTGCCGGATCGGGAACGTGAAATCATTATGGCCCGTTTCCTGAGCGATGATCCGATCACGCTGGAAAAACTGGGTGAACGTTTTGGCGTTAGCCGTGAACGTGTCCGTCAGTTGGAAGCCCGCGCTTTCAAGAAGTTGCAGGAATCTGTTCTGACACAGCATCAGGCAGCTTAA
- a CDS encoding NUDIX hydrolase: protein MTVSAGRENPLRPMIGVGAVVWHEGKVLLIRRGRPPKAGEWSLPGGAQELGETVQQALEREVFEETGIRITNIEFLEIIDLITPGGAHGKPLYHYTLLDFSADAVTGTALPIAGDDASDAIWADPDRLETYNLWTVTLRVIEKSRQAHGRRNRLPSS from the coding sequence ATGACTGTATCTGCTGGTCGGGAAAATCCGTTACGGCCCATGATTGGCGTTGGGGCCGTTGTCTGGCATGAGGGCAAGGTTCTGTTGATCCGCCGGGGGCGGCCGCCCAAAGCGGGCGAATGGAGTCTGCCAGGCGGTGCCCAGGAACTGGGGGAAACCGTGCAACAGGCACTGGAACGCGAAGTTTTTGAAGAAACCGGCATTCGTATCACCAATATCGAATTTCTCGAGATTATCGATTTGATCACGCCGGGCGGCGCACATGGCAAACCGCTTTATCATTATACGCTTCTGGATTTTTCGGCCGATGCGGTGACCGGCACAGCCCTGCCTATTGCCGGTGACGATGCCAGTGATGCCATCTGGGCTGATCCCGACAGGCTTGAAACCTATAATTTATGGACCGTGACTTTGCGGGTGATCGAAAAATCGCGCCAGGCGCACGGCCGGCGGAATCGGCTTCCTTCGTCTTAA
- a CDS encoding DUF502 domain-containing protein, with protein sequence MNAKRDDSPDHNNGAPTPPMPSLGILGRLRTYFLTGVLVSAPLAITFGLAWWFIEFVDGSVMPLIPSKYNPEIYLPDAYQSYGIPGFGLLVVVIAITLVGWLTTNFAGRALIKVYERILGRIPAVRSIYGAIKQILETVLANQSNAFRQAVLLEYPRRGMWAIGFITGETKGEVQHLTEDTVINVFLPTTPNPTSGFLLFVPKRDVIVLDMTVEEAIKMVMSGGIVTPVDRRPAEEQDKPQVSAKTYEDVDILREKEKAPVLVSRHEPGAAPQEPEKQNS encoded by the coding sequence ATGAACGCCAAGCGTGATGATTCTCCCGACCATAATAACGGCGCCCCAACGCCCCCCATGCCTTCGTTGGGAATTTTAGGCCGACTGCGCACCTATTTTCTAACGGGAGTTCTGGTAAGCGCACCGCTGGCAATAACGTTTGGCCTGGCCTGGTGGTTCATCGAATTTGTCGATGGTTCTGTCATGCCGCTGATTCCGTCCAAATATAATCCTGAAATTTACCTGCCTGATGCCTATCAAAGCTATGGTATCCCGGGCTTTGGCCTGTTGGTTGTGGTTATCGCCATAACGCTGGTTGGCTGGCTGACCACCAATTTTGCCGGTCGAGCGCTCATCAAGGTTTATGAACGCATTCTCGGTCGTATTCCGGCTGTGCGCAGTATTTATGGTGCAATCAAGCAAATTCTTGAAACGGTTCTCGCCAATCAATCCAATGCCTTTCGCCAGGCTGTTTTGCTGGAATATCCGCGTCGCGGTATGTGGGCGATCGGGTTTATTACCGGCGAAACCAAGGGTGAAGTGCAGCACCTGACCGAAGATACCGTCATCAATGTGTTTTTGCCGACAACACCAAATCCAACATCGGGATTTTTGCTGTTTGTCCCGAAGCGGGATGTCATCGTGCTGGACATGACGGTCGAGGAAGCCATTAAAATGGTGATGTCGGGCGGGATCGTCACACCGGTGGACCGCCGCCCTGCCGAAGAACAGGACAAGCCCCAGGTATCGGCAAAAACCTATGAGGATGTCGATATTTTGCGCGAAAAGGAAAAAGCCCCTGTGCTGGTATCCCGTCATGAACCGGGGGCAGCACCACAGGAACCTGAAAAACAGAATTCCTGA
- the recG gene encoding ATP-dependent DNA helicase RecG produces the protein MRPEILFPLFAEINSLPGIGPRLKPLVERLIGGEHLVDLLWHLPSGLIDRRFSPPLAETIDGTIVTLDVVVERHEPAPDRRRPYRIVCRTEDGFITLVFFNARAKYLNDVLPEGEKRIISGKIDHYRGEYQITHPDRIGTEAERESIQTVEPVYPMAAGVTGKTLTKAILAALGHVPDLPEWHDKALKARHGWPDFKTALYQVHKPENESDLLPDHAARARLAYDELLANQLALTLIRAKMKKLGGRSIQGDGRLRNLLAKQLPFALTGAQKRALSDINEDMASTGRMLRLLQGDVGSGKTVVALMAMLNAVETGRQAALMAPTEILARQHFETIAPMLEKIGITCTLLTGRDKGKARQKILDGLANGEFAVAVGTHALFQESVAFHDLAFAVVDEQHRFGVHQRLMLAGKGTAVDVLVMTATPIPRTLTLTAFGDMEVSRLDEKPPGRQPVDTRVLPIDKVEDVAAGIGRAMRQGAKIYWVCPLVEDSEIVDLQAAEERHRILVDQFGEGRVGLVHGKMKGKEKDEVMDRFAHGDLSILVATTVIEVGVNVPEATVMVIEHAERFGLAQLHQLRGRIGRGSGASTCLLLYGSPLGEISKARLKIMRETEDGFVIAEEDLRLRGAGEVLGTRQSGLQAYRLASLDLHGDLLAIARDDARLIVERDPDLQTERGQSLRLLLYLFERDEAVRYFRSG, from the coding sequence ATGCGCCCCGAAATTCTGTTTCCGCTATTTGCCGAAATCAACAGCCTGCCCGGTATCGGGCCGCGCCTGAAACCTTTGGTGGAACGTCTTATTGGCGGCGAACATCTGGTTGATCTTTTGTGGCATTTGCCAAGCGGGCTGATTGACCGGCGTTTTTCCCCGCCTTTGGCCGAAACCATTGATGGTACCATTGTAACCCTGGATGTTGTTGTGGAGCGGCACGAACCCGCCCCAGACCGCAGGCGCCCTTACCGTATTGTCTGCCGCACCGAGGACGGCTTTATCACGCTGGTGTTTTTTAATGCCCGTGCCAAATATCTGAATGATGTGTTGCCCGAAGGTGAAAAGCGCATCATTTCCGGTAAAATTGACCATTATCGCGGCGAATATCAAATCACCCATCCGGATCGCATTGGCACCGAAGCCGAACGCGAAAGCATTCAAACGGTCGAGCCGGTATATCCGATGGCGGCAGGTGTGACCGGAAAAACCCTGACCAAGGCCATCCTGGCTGCCTTGGGCCATGTGCCAGACTTGCCAGAATGGCATGATAAGGCGCTGAAGGCACGTCACGGCTGGCCGGATTTCAAAACCGCCCTTTATCAAGTACATAAACCGGAAAATGAAAGTGATCTGTTACCAGATCACGCCGCACGGGCGCGGCTTGCCTATGATGAATTGCTGGCAAACCAACTGGCCTTAACGCTGATTCGGGCGAAAATGAAAAAGCTGGGCGGTCGTTCCATTCAGGGTGACGGAAGGTTACGAAACTTGCTGGCAAAGCAATTGCCCTTTGCCCTGACGGGGGCGCAAAAACGTGCGCTAAGCGATATTAACGAAGATATGGCCAGCACGGGCCGTATGCTGCGCCTGCTGCAGGGGGATGTCGGGTCGGGCAAAACGGTTGTTGCCTTAATGGCGATGCTAAATGCGGTCGAAACCGGGCGGCAAGCCGCCCTGATGGCCCCGACCGAAATTTTGGCCCGGCAGCATTTTGAAACCATTGCTCCGATGCTGGAAAAAATCGGCATTACCTGCACCCTTCTGACCGGGCGAGACAAAGGCAAGGCGCGGCAGAAAATCCTTGATGGACTGGCAAATGGTGAATTTGCCGTGGCCGTTGGCACTCACGCCCTGTTTCAGGAAAGTGTCGCCTTTCACGACCTCGCCTTTGCTGTGGTTGATGAACAGCATCGTTTTGGCGTGCATCAACGCCTGATGCTGGCGGGCAAAGGCACGGCGGTTGATGTGCTGGTGATGACGGCAACCCCCATTCCGCGCACCCTGACTTTAACGGCCTTTGGCGATATGGAAGTTTCCCGGTTGGATGAAAAACCGCCGGGACGCCAGCCGGTTGATACCCGTGTTCTCCCGATCGACAAGGTTGAAGATGTTGCCGCCGGTATTGGCCGTGCCATGCGCCAGGGGGCAAAAATATACTGGGTTTGCCCCCTGGTCGAAGATTCCGAAATCGTCGATCTGCAAGCCGCAGAAGAACGCCACCGTATCCTTGTTGACCAGTTTGGCGAAGGGCGCGTTGGCCTTGTTCATGGCAAGATGAAGGGCAAGGAAAAAGACGAGGTCATGGACAGATTTGCCCACGGCGATTTGTCCATTCTGGTCGCCACCACCGTGATCGAGGTTGGGGTAAATGTGCCCGAAGCCACCGTTATGGTAATTGAGCATGCCGAACGGTTTGGCCTGGCGCAATTGCACCAGTTGCGCGGGCGCATCGGACGCGGCAGCGGGGCGTCGACATGTTTGCTGCTTTATGGCTCCCCCCTGGGCGAGATTTCCAAGGCGCGGCTTAAAATCATGCGCGAAACCGAAGATGGCTTTGTCATCGCCGAGGAGGATTTGCGCCTGCGCGGTGCGGGTGAAGTTCTGGGAACCCGGCAAAGCGGCCTTCAGGCCTATCGCCTGGCAAGCCTGGATTTGCACGGCGACCTTTTAGCCATTGCCCGTGATGATGCCCGGCTGATTGTGGAACGTGACCCCGATTTACAAACCGAGCGCGGCCAATCGCTTCGATTGCTCCTGTATTTATTCGAGCGCGATGAAGCGGTTCGTTATTTTCGCTCTGGCTAA
- a CDS encoding succinate dehydrogenase assembly factor 2, protein MSNQDTDHENELELRRKKLQFRGAHRGTKENDILIGRFMDAHLATLNARQLDEFEALIVEVPDADFFKWATGKEKAPAAYDTEVLAMINALSNAR, encoded by the coding sequence ATGAGCAACCAAGACACCGACCATGAAAATGAACTGGAATTGCGGCGCAAGAAACTGCAATTTCGCGGTGCGCATCGCGGGACCAAGGAAAACGATATTCTGATTGGCCGCTTTATGGATGCCCACCTGGCGACCCTTAATGCCCGCCAGCTTGATGAATTTGAAGCCCTGATTGTCGAAGTGCCCGATGCCGACTTTTTTAAATGGGCCACCGGCAAGGAAAAGGCACCAGCCGCCTATGACACCGAAGTCCTGGCTATGATCAACGCCCTTAGCAACGCCCGATAA